One Marinibacterium anthonyi genomic region harbors:
- a CDS encoding Helix-turn-helix domain protein — MALKDLPENLRVLCGYGRSVSDICRRCGINRQQMNKYLNGHTRPSLPVLRRLCDFFGVDEHELLMDRRAFRDLVRLHPPRLGAAPDLFDQTVDHLASLSAESSGLLARHEGYYHSYSHADPQRGLYLCSLTRIYREGERWLSKTVDRHLGKHYLVPSTLKYTGVVLEGFNRIVVVEREQAPGRSIFTSYLYGSDYGAPTYLSGLIMNLRPEGEHGISCVRTVWEPLGPAPNLRQALGKCGLVDPRVTPLPDIVTQFTENGMRIGETVFQPRT; from the coding sequence ATGGCATTGAAGGATCTTCCCGAAAACCTGCGGGTTCTGTGCGGCTACGGGCGTTCTGTTTCGGACATCTGCCGGCGCTGCGGCATCAACCGTCAGCAGATGAACAAGTATCTCAATGGGCATACGCGGCCTTCGCTGCCGGTGCTGCGGCGGCTCTGCGATTTCTTCGGGGTGGACGAACACGAACTGCTGATGGACCGGCGCGCCTTCCGCGACCTGGTCCGCCTGCATCCGCCCCGGCTGGGCGCCGCACCGGACCTGTTCGACCAGACGGTCGACCACCTGGCTTCCCTCAGCGCAGAGTCCTCGGGTCTGCTGGCCCGGCACGAAGGCTATTACCACAGCTATTCCCACGCCGATCCGCAACGCGGTCTTTACCTGTGTTCGCTGACGCGGATCTACCGCGAGGGCGAACGGTGGCTGTCCAAGACGGTCGACCGGCACCTGGGCAAGCATTACCTGGTGCCCTCCACGCTGAAATACACCGGTGTGGTCCTTGAAGGGTTCAACCGGATCGTGGTGGTCGAACGCGAACAGGCACCGGGGCGCAGCATCTTCACCAGCTATCTGTATGGCAGCGATTACGGCGCGCCGACCTACCTGTCGGGGCTGATCATGAACCTGCGCCCCGAGGGCGAGCACGGCATTTCCTGCGTGCGCACCGTGTGGGAGCCGCTGGGCCCCGCGCCGAACCTGCGCCAGGCGCTGGGGAAATGCGGGCTGGTCGATCCCCGGGTCACGCCCCTGCCCGACATCGTCACGCAATTCACCGAAAACGGCATGCGGATCGGCGAAACCGTCTTTCAGCCGCGCACCTGA
- the oxyR_3 gene encoding Morphology and auto-aggregation control protein yields MARYTLRQLAYFRAVAEHGGIAQAARALNISQPSISQALKKLEDILGLALFDRHHARGLELTLQGRDFLRRVIELEAKAEELERDARALAMGETGEIRLGVFWTLSPFYGPALLKLFGHSHPEAVVSHREMPLTDLAAALASGEIDIALTYDQGADLDGFAQVELAMLRPVVVLPADHPLAARGTIRFADLDGEPYVMLEGSGSRRYFEDLLTDAGIFPAISYTSSSMEAVRSAVAAGFGYTLLAVRPPSPVTYGGGHVATVELADPIRPLRVILAFRPAADRGILRRFIRTASGFVPPRGPFQKP; encoded by the coding sequence ATGGCTCGATACACGCTGCGCCAATTGGCCTATTTCCGTGCCGTCGCCGAACACGGCGGCATCGCCCAGGCGGCGCGGGCGCTGAACATCTCGCAGCCCTCGATCTCGCAGGCGCTGAAGAAGCTCGAGGATATCCTGGGCCTTGCCCTGTTCGACCGCCACCATGCGCGCGGGTTGGAACTGACGCTGCAGGGGCGCGATTTCCTGCGCCGGGTGATCGAGCTGGAGGCCAAGGCCGAGGAGTTGGAACGCGACGCCCGCGCGCTGGCCATGGGCGAGACGGGCGAGATCCGGCTGGGCGTCTTCTGGACCCTGTCGCCGTTCTATGGGCCTGCGCTGCTGAAACTGTTCGGCCACAGCCACCCCGAGGCGGTCGTATCGCACCGGGAAATGCCGCTGACCGACCTGGCCGCCGCGCTGGCATCGGGCGAGATCGACATCGCGCTGACCTATGACCAGGGCGCGGATCTGGATGGCTTTGCCCAGGTCGAACTGGCCATGCTGCGCCCGGTCGTGGTGCTGCCTGCCGACCATCCGCTTGCGGCACGGGGCACGATCCGCTTCGCCGACCTGGACGGCGAGCCCTACGTGATGCTCGAAGGCTCCGGCAGCCGGCGGTATTTCGAGGATCTGCTGACCGACGCCGGGATCTTTCCGGCGATCTCCTACACCTCCAGTTCGATGGAAGCGGTGCGCAGCGCGGTGGCGGCGGGGTTCGGATACACGCTGCTGGCGGTGCGCCCGCCCTCGCCCGTCACCTATGGCGGCGGCCATGTCGCCACGGTGGAACTTGCCGACCCGATCCGCCCGCTGCGCGTGATCCTGGCCTTCCGCCCGGCGGCGGATCGCGGGATCCTGCGCCGGTTCATCCGCACCGCCAGCGGGTTCGTCCCGCCACGGGGCCCGTTCCAGAAGCCCTAG